A region of the Pseudomonas anguilliseptica genome:
AGGAATCCTGCAGCATGCGGGCGATTTCGCCATCCGTCAGCCCATAGGACGGCTTGACTTGGATACTCGCCTCGACCCCCGAAGCCAGCTCACGCGCAGCGACGCTAAGCAGACCGTCAGCATCAACCTGGAAGGTCACGCGAATCTTCGCCGCACCCGCCACCATCGGTGGAATGCCACGCAATTCGAAGCGTGCCAGCGAGCGGCAATCACTGATCAGCTCACGCTCACCCTGCAGAACATGAACCATCATGGCCGCCTGGCCATCTTTATAAGTGGTGAAGTCCTGAGCACGAGCAACCGGGACCGTGGTATTGCGCGGAATCACCTTCTCCATCAGACCGCCCATGGTTTCCAGACCGAGCGACAGCGGAATCACATCCAGCAGCAGCAACTCCTCGCCATCGCCGCGCTTGTTACCGGCCAGAGCATCGGCCTGAATCGCCGCCCCAATAGCGACCACCTGATCGGGATCTATATAGGTCAGCGGCTCACGAGCAAACAATTCGGCAACCGCCTGGCGCACACGCGGCACACGGGTAGAACCACCAACCATAACCACGGCTTCAACTTCAGCCAGCTCAATACCGGCATCACGCACCGCACGGCGACAGGCCTTGAGGCTGCGCGCCAGCATGGGCTCGATCAGCGCATCGAACTGCTCACGACTCAACTGCCCTGCCCAGCTGGCATAGCTGAGACTTGCCGAAGCGCTGTCGGTCAGCGCCTCTTTAGCGGCACACGCGGCCTCCAGCAACAGGCGCTGCTGTGTCGGATCGAGATCAGAGGAAATCCCAGCCTGCTCAACTATCCAGCCGGCAATGGCGTGGTCGAAGTCATCACCGCCCAGAGCGCTGTCGCCGCCGGTCGCCAGCACTTCAAAGACACCGCCAGTCAGGCGCAGTACGGAAATATCGAAGGTACCGCCACCCAGATCATAAATAGCAACCACACCCTCGGCATGCTGATCCAGGCCATAGGCGACAGCTGCAGCAGTCGGCTCGTTGAGCAAGCGAAGCACATTCAGCCCGGCCAGACGCGCGGCGTCCTTGGTGGCCTGTCGCTGCGAATCATCGAAATAGGCTGGCACTGTGATCACCGCCCCCACCAGCTCACCACCGAGGGTCGCTTCAGCGCGCTGACG
Encoded here:
- the hscA gene encoding Fe-S protein assembly chaperone HscA; translation: MALLQIAEPGQSPQPHQRRLAVGIDLGTTNSLVAAVRSGLSEPLADAVGQVILPSAVRYHADRVEVGEVAKAAASGDPLNTVLSVKRLMGRGLADVKQLGEQLPYRFVGGESHMPFIETVQGPKSPVEVSADILKVLRQRAEATLGGELVGAVITVPAYFDDSQRQATKDAARLAGLNVLRLLNEPTAAAVAYGLDQHAEGVVAIYDLGGGTFDISVLRLTGGVFEVLATGGDSALGGDDFDHAIAGWIVEQAGISSDLDPTQQRLLLEAACAAKEALTDSASASLSYASWAGQLSREQFDALIEPMLARSLKACRRAVRDAGIELAEVEAVVMVGGSTRVPRVRQAVAELFAREPLTYIDPDQVVAIGAAIQADALAGNKRGDGEELLLLDVIPLSLGLETMGGLMEKVIPRNTTVPVARAQDFTTYKDGQAAMMVHVLQGERELISDCRSLARFELRGIPPMVAGAAKIRVTFQVDADGLLSVAARELASGVEASIQVKPSYGLTDGEIARMLQDSFKNAGDDKVARVLREQQVDARRLLEAVEAALLADGERLLDADERLAIDAQIDQLRDLMTGTDGLAIEQQTKRLTQVTDAFAARRLDATVKAALAGRSLDEIEE